The Choristoneura fumiferana chromosome 10, NRCan_CFum_1, whole genome shotgun sequence genome has a segment encoding these proteins:
- the LOC141431673 gene encoding uncharacterized protein, with product MAFDGSTAQEIEGQANPALERVRAWGVKSKLKFAPHKTNALLITNKLKYDTPRLVMGGIEVGFAEEVKLLGVTIDNKLTFNSHITNVCRKAAGIYKQLTKAAKVSWGLHPEVVKTIYVATIEPVILYAASVWAPAAEKLTTRKKFEVIQRGIAQKQCGAYRTVSLNAALLLAGMLPLDLRVREAALLYEAKRGANLPQLGDREIERRGSALETPHPAEQTSIEFGILADQDALNKNEQYTTRIYTDGSKIGGRVGAALSIWQGDAETRAVKLALSDYCSVYQAELLALQEATSVALNSAGSSFGVYSDSRAALQTISNHRCLHPLAIATRENLTSISLQGKELSLFWIKAHAGLDGNERADQLAKEAAVASKRRPNYDLCPVSHIKRILRKDSLDVWNRRYVEGTTASTTKLFFPNAVEAYGVVRKMVPRGIITQVLTGHGGFSEYLNRFKCKENPSCSCEPGVPETIAHLLLECPQYGVQRFDLENKIDIKLTKDNIRDIMMGKNRERFIKYCIEVASKTIVKNKNR from the coding sequence ATGGCGTTTGACGGAAGCACAGCACAGGAGATTGAAGGGCAGGCTAACCCCGCTCTCGAGCGTGTCCGGGCGTGGGGAGTCAAGAGCAAACTTAAGTTTGCTCCACATAAAACAAATGCGTTGCTTATTACAAACAAGCTTAAGTACGACACCCCGCGCCTGGTCATGGGAGGGATAGAGGTTGGTTTTGCGGAGGAAGTGAAACTCCTAGGTGTGACCATAGACAATAAGCTAACATTCAACAGCCATATAACCAATGTTTGCAGGAAAGCTGCGGGGATATACAAGCAACTGACAAAGGCGGCAAAAGTTAGCTGGGGACTTCATCCCGAAGTTGTCAAAACGATTTACGTGGCAACCATAGAGCCAGTGATACTGTATGCCGCGAGCGTATGGGCACCGGCTGCAGAGAAGCTGACGACGCGAAAGAAGTTTGAGGTCATACAGAGAGGCATAGCGCAAAAACAGTGCGGGGCCTACCGCACTGTCTCCCTCAACGCCGCGTTGCTGCTAGCGGGGATGCTCCCACTAGACCTCCGAGTCCGTGAGGCAGCTTTACTTTATGAAGCCAAGAGGGGAGCAAACCTGCCGCAGCTTGGCGACAGGGAGATTGAGCGGAGAGGGTCCGCGCTGGAGACACCACATCCAGCGGAGCAAACCAGCATCGAGTTTGGGATCCTGGCCGATCAGGATGCCCTAAACAAGAACGAGCAATACACAACTAGGATATACACCGACGGGAGCAAGATTGGTGGCAGGGTCGGCGCCGCATTATCTATTTGGCAAGGCGACGCCGAGACTAGGGCCGTCAAGCTTGCGCTCTCGGACTACTGTAGCGTGTATCAGGCCGAGCTCCTAGCCTTACAAGAGGCTACAAGTGTGGCTCTGAACAGTGCGGGGTCTTCTTTTGGGGTCTATAGCGACTCTAGGGCGGCTCTGCAAACCATTTCGAACCATCGTTGCCTCCACCCGCTCGCCATAGCCACAAGAGAGAACTTAACATCAATCTCCCTCCAAGGCAAGGAACTTTCCTTGTTTTGGATAAAGGCACATGCGGGTTTGGATGGCAACGAGAGGGCCGACCAGCTAGCCAAAGAAGCCGCTGTAGCATCCAAAAGAAGACCAAACTATGATCTTTGTCCGGTATCACACATCAAGAGAATCCTTCGAAAGGATTCCCTTGATGTGTGGAACCGGAGGTATGTGGAAGGTACGACCGCGTCGACCACGAAGCTATTCTTCCCCAATGCGGTGGAAGCGTACGGAGTGGTCCGAAAGATGGTCCCGCGCGGCATTATTACCCAGGTATTGACCGGGCATGGTGGATTCTCCGAGTACTTAAATCGCTTTAAGTGCAAGGAGAATCCATCATGCTCCTGCGAACCAGGGGTGCCCGAGACAATTGCCCACCTGCTCCTTGAATGTCCCCAGTATGGAGTGCAGAGGTTTGAcctggaaaataaaatagacatAAAACTAACTAAAGACAATATAAGAGACATAATGATGGGAAAAAATAGAGaaagatttataaaatattgtatagaaGTAGCAAGCAAAaccattgttaaaaataaaaatagataa